The following nucleotide sequence is from Camelus bactrianus isolate YW-2024 breed Bactrian camel chromosome 19, ASM4877302v1, whole genome shotgun sequence.
ATGGGAGGGAGAGTTTCAGCTCCTGCGTTCAAGCAGCCCAGGGCCCACGTCTTGCGTCACGTGTCCCGCAACGCAGGAGAGCTCTCTCTCTGgccaggggagaagagaggagaaagactCCAAATCAGTCAGGGAGAGGAGTGGAAGGAGCCAAAACGTCCCTGCGAGGCCTGCGCTCATCAGCCCCCTTACCCAAAGTCCGGGGCTCCCGGCGCCTGGAACCAGCTCCAGGAGCCACCTAGGCACCAGGGCCGGCGTCCCCTGGTGGCAGAAGGAGAGCACTACGAGCGATTTTCGGACCGAATCGGCGCGCTCCTCTGATCCAAGCAGGCGGAGTTGGCCTGGagctgagagaaagagaggaggggacaAGGACAGGCCAAAGTGGGGAGGCCAGGGGCAACCTGAGGGGATAAAAAGTGGCCAGGAAGGAACCAAGACTCAACCAGCAACAATAGATTTGTTTCTGCCACAGTCTGGGGTTTGAGGCCCTGAACCCCCTGACCTCAGGAGGGTTAGAAAGTGGGGTTGGAGAACTTTCTAGctgatactttgattttttttttggaaaatttttttcacCCTAGTTTGGTTGGGTGCTCCGTCTCACGGGGCCCcaagtttattttaagaaaccGCCACCGTGTTATGGGCGTGCGCAACTGCCTCGACGGCAATAATATGTCAGGACAACACAATATCCCCCTTGAACTCGGGCAACAGCCCGAGCAACCACCCTTGGAGGCCCCAGGGGCAGCTGCCCCCGGTGCTGGGCCTGGCGCAGCCGAAGAGATGGAGACCGAACCGCCTCACAGCGAGCCCATCACCGTTGAGGTTGAAGGTGAGACCTGTGGAGTCCCAGAGGTCTCCAGGCCCAACTTCCAGGGCCTCTGCCAGGCCGTCGAGGAAGCCGGAGCCCATGGAGGCTACAGCCCACCTCCTGAGGAAACCATGCCCTTCGAGGTCGAGCAGTCCAGCATGGGAGACTACTGGCCTACCCTGGAGCACCCTGGAGACACCACTGGGACCTGTGCAGGCCTTGAGGCCTCCAGCCCAGCCATCGTGGAGCCCAGAGTCTTTGGTGAGGCCAGAGCAAGCCTGGGAAGCTACAGCCCTCCGCCCGAAGAAGCTATGCCCTTTGAGTTTGAGCAGCCTGCCCAGGGAGGCTGCAGCCAAACTCTCTGCAGCCAACCTCTCTCGCAGGTCTCAGACCTTGCTCCAGGAGGTCCAGGTGCGGGGGTCTTCAGTGCTCCTCCCAAGGAGCCCCAAGCCCTCAGACCTGCAAACGCGGGGTTCAGAGGAGGCTGCAGTCCTCCCCCTGAGGAGGCTATGCCATTTGAGTTTGATGGAGCAGCCTTTGGGGACGACAGCCCACCCCCCGGGCTCCCCCGAACTATCCCACAAATCGACGGCGGTGGCGGCAGCCAGATCGCGGCAGTCGGGATCCCGAGTGCGGTCCTCATCGCTCCCGCCACGAACGAGCCCCCCCTCTGGGTCCCAGGCATCAGCGGCAGCCCATCCCGAGAGGCTGTCAGACCTCTTCCACACTTCGCGGGCGACAGCCCCCCGATGGAGATCTCCGGACCCCCGCGCGAGATTGGCAGCGCCCCCGTTGGGGTCGACGACGCTCCCGTCAACATGGACAGCCCCCCAATCGCACTTGACGGCCCGCCCATCGAGATCTCTGGAGCCCCAGTTAAGAGAGAGcaagcagagggagagagaccccCAACTGAGGGAGAAGAAGCCGAGATGGAAGGAGGCTCAGCCACAGCTTTGGCGGAAGGAGGCAAAGCCCCCAATTCCGGGGACGGAACCCCTGCCACTGGGGCAGCCCCTGCCTCTCTTGCTGCCGGGGCAGCCTCTAGCGCCCCTGCCTCTCCAGCCGCGGGAGCAGCCCCTGACGCTCCAGCCACTGGCGCAGCCCCTGCCACCCCTGGCAGTCCAGCCGCCGGGGCAGCCACTGCCGCCCCGGCCGCTCCTGCCGCCGGGGCAGCCCCTGCCGCTCCGGCCGCTTCGGCCGCCCGAGCAGCCACAGCCGCTCCGGCTGCTTCTGCCGCCCGGGCCGcccctgctgcccctgcctcaGGAGCCCGACCCAAGATCCGGTTCCTTAGACCCCCCAGCCCCGAGATCCAGGCTGCCGATCCGCCTACTCCGCAGCCTCCTCGCGCATATGCCTGGCGGGGCAGGTCCGACCGCAGCTGCGACCGCGACGACGACGAAATATCAGTCAGCAGCGACAGCGGAGACGAATCCGACGATGGGACCTTCGGATGCCGCCGCTGGTTGCAGTCCAGGCGAAGCCGCCGCCGCCGAAAGCCCCGGCGCAACTTGCTCCGCAACTTCCTTGTCCAGGCCTTCGGAGGCTGCTTCTGCCGATCTGAGAGCCCCCAGTCCAGGGGCTCCACCAGCCCCAAGGTCAAGAAGGTTCCCCTGGCGGAGAAGCGCAGACAGGTCCGCAAGGAAAGCCTGGAGAAGCGCGCCCAGAAGCGCGCAGAGAAGAAACGCAGCAAGCTCATCGACAAGCAACTCCAGAACGAGAAGATGGGCTACATGTGTACGCACCGCCTGCTGCTTCTAGGTAATGCGGCGGACTCTGCCCGTGGAGAGCAGGGCCGCCCGGGGACCCCGGGATGGGGTGGCAGGGCTGCCCGATGGGGCTCGGGGCCTGGTGGCGGGAGGAGGGCGGTCTGGGCAAAGGCGGAAAGAGCCTGCTAGAAAGTTCCAGCGAGGGGCCCTAACTTTGCCCTGGGAGCGGGAGGGTCTGGGGTGGGCTTGGGTGGCGAAGTCTATGCCCTCTAGGGAGAAAAATGGTGCCGGGAAAAGTGGTGCCGTACAACACTGAGGGTCGTTTCCAGCTGGACAAACCAGCGCCAGCGACCGTAAGACGTCCCCGAGTCGTGGGGTGGGGGCCGGCAAGAAAGGCGGGGGCTTCAGGTGAGCCAGGAACTGCTGGGGAGGGGTCTCGGGGTTGCCCAGGCTAGGCTGGCTGGGGCCGTGGTGGGTTGGGGTCACTGGGAAAGGTGCGTCCCCGCCTCGCCTGGCACGGCTGCTTAGACTCAGACAGCTTGTTGTTGGTGTGTGTTGGTGTCCATATTGTGTCCGCCTGTGCATGACATGCTCAAGTGTTCTCCAGTTCCCCCCCTGGCACTCCCCAAATTACCCGCCGACTGTGGACTTGTACTGGGGAATGGGCTGTCTTGTGTTTTGCGCCATTGCGCGGGCAAAAACTTTCCGTGTTCGCACACTCCGGTGGTACCTGTGCGCGGGCGCTCTGCAGCCGGCGGCGCGAAAACTGCGGAGAAGGTAGTGGGAGCCCTCGGGCCACCcgctgggtggggggagggggccgcCTGCGGCCGGCCTCCATAACCTGTTTTccgtctgtctttctctcttttttctctttgcgcTAAGCGTTTCCTCACTTCTCATTCGTTCGCCAAACCCTCCCGCCTTAACGGTTGAAAAACCAGACACTCAGGTATCTGGGGCGTCCGGGGCTGCGCGCATCAATTCGGTATTCCGCACACACTCGGCTCACCCGgtggggggatggagggaggagggaggaaaagaaaaaccccaCCTCACGCGCTGTAGGCAAGCCTGGGTCCAAAACCACAAAGGGCTGGTTCCAGGGCGGTGGGCGTGGCTATGTTGAAAAAAcatgaaatcatttttttcctaggGAAGAGCCAGAGGTAAGCCAATCATTTGCCCTTTTACAGAATACAGTAGGAGGGGCTTGATTTAAAAAGAGAGGGGTTATGCGTTGGGGGTGGAATGCCCATCTTGTGTTTgaaatgcaatgaaaataaaactttttaaaaaatgcttccaGTGTATTTTAAGTCTGTGAACAAAATTTGGGAAAACTGTGAATATCACTTGAGAGACATGTAAATGTTTACATGTGAATTTTTTCAAGCAGCCTTAGCTGGGGGCAAAGAGGCTCAAAGGTAAGATCCTCTCTGCATATGGGCTTGgttccaaaaaaattaagaaggtcTTGTATTAATGATCCCATTGGAAGGGTACCTTTGGTGGCCCTGGccgtccccctcctccctttacCTATACCCACCTTTCAAGGCCCCTCTCCTCTCcaggcccctcccacctccacctacAGCAAGACCCTCTCCAATATGTCCTTCCCTGGCCTGCCCCAATTCCCCCCTTCCTCATCTCCCCCTTCTCCAGATTCTCCTTAGCTCAAATCTGGGGCTCGACTCCCCTGCCCCATTTAATCAAAGTGGCAATTAGCAATGGTCTGAATGTGTGGCTAAAGTGACAATTTCCAAAGTGAAACTCCAcaatcttaatttattttatccTCTAAGACTTTTCAAGGGATTTCAAGATCACACTTTTTAAGGCTATGCTATCTCTGTTTGCTCAATATTTTATATGTGATGGCTTCTATTAATGGCTTTATGGGCATAACTGTATGCTGTTGTGATGTGTGCCTCTCACGATTCAGTTTTAAATGTGATGGCCATTTTATGTATGCCCTCCCAAGGAAATAATGACAGCATCCTTTTCCCAAAAACATACAGAAGGGAGGTAGTTTGACATTTCAGATATCCCAGCTGCATGAAAGGTGTGAGCCTTAAAGGACAATGCACTGTTTTCCTGCAGACAATTGATTTTTGCCATAACAGTCCCATTTTAATATTCTAAGCATAGCCCTGTGATGGGGGAGGAGTCACAATTAGGGGCAGACAGGAGAGCCAAGTGACATTGTGCACTTGACTCCTAACTGGCAGGGTCCCTTACTTGCTggggcctcagttgcctcatttgtgaaatgaagcTTTCAAGCAGATGTTCACCAAATTCTCCTTTGCTCCACATTGTGAGTCCTCTATTCTGGGGGTCTGCGGTCGGGGTAGGGCACACAGTCCACTTAAATCAGGACTGGAGACTTATACCATACATTATGCAAACACCAACCCTGCAGTAAACAGTCCATGTCTCGGGCCAAGCCTTAAGAAAACTAGAAGTTTCTCTGGTTTACCCTTGTTTTATATCCAGGCAGAAGATTTCACCTTAATTAAAGGAAATTAGCTGGGGTCACCCTGCCATCATTCTGGCTCTTCCCCCAGGTCAGGCACATTCAGACACAGTGTAGACCTTGGGCCCCGGCAAGCAGGAACCTGAACTCAGCCAGGTTGCCTGCTGTGGCAGTGCAGTTTGTTGGGGCAGGCTACACTCTGACGAGGTTTCCATTTGCAAAAGTGACGAGAGGTTCCCCACTGGGTCAGCATTGCTGATGGGGgcgagggagaggaggaagggggagagtcAGTTACACTGAAGACGAGACTTTTCACTAGCGTTTTAATCCTAACATCTACAACAAGACACTCATATATTCCTACCCCTGAAAATGCAGAGCAAATGACCATCCTTTGATATAGTTCCTAGTTTGTGACCTGCAGATTCgtcttttgctttaaaaatgtgtgtgtgtgtgtatataccctCTCCGTTTTTATTGCCCGAGCAGCTTAACCACATTATAGGgaatcttaaaaaggaaaaagatagatACTTAGATAATCAATAACATGACTCAAAGTCTAGAATAGCTAAAAAGTTGAAGCCTTTTTCTTATTCAACACTATCCAAGAACAGACCTATTCCcctgtttctcttgcctttttgaaTAATTTTGGAGGCTTAAACATGTTTTTGGAAACCTAATTTGGGTGAGTCcctcaatttttttaagaattgaagGGGCTGCTAGATTAGAATTTCTTAGTACCTGCTGCGTGTATTGAAATTGTGCAGGCAAATGCTGTATATAGTAATGGCTCTTCTGCTATGACACTTTATTTATACAGTGAGCCTCAATTATATGATCATTTATTTATGCCACCAGGTGCAACAGTGATGAATCCACCTCAACCTGCTGCGGTGCACCTccctcccattcttttttttttttttttccaattcagcCATTTTTCAGTATTCAGACTGCCTCCACTGAGCCATGGCTGATCAAGCCAAGAATCTCTTCCTTGCCCTTTAAAATCCAATTTcctatagatttttttcaaaaaaatgaaagtttttctATGCAGCTAtgctaatttttataatttgcctacattttatatatatatacacaccatggAAAACTGgtattaagcaaaaaaaaaaaagtggggtttGTCACTTTTTTGTATATTCCTCCTACCCCAACTTCCCCCTCCCTTGGCTTGAAAGCATAGCCTCACTACCTTCAGGGTTATTAGTAACCAGTAATAGTAACAATGACATGGAATGACAGCACATTCTTATTGTATTTTCAAAAGCCTTTCATCCAGCCATATTGGTCCTTTGCAACAGCCTTGGGCAATAAAAACTGTGATGGGACCCCATTTCACAGGCAAATAAACCTAAAAGCTCAGGGATTAAATGTCAGGACTTTTGCTCAAAGACTGCGAGGTAAGTGAAGGGAATCAAAAGTTTCTGCTTCAGACAAGACCATGCTTCACCAGCCCTTCAAATGTGGCCATAAGCTATGAAGCATTATTTCCATGGAAAGCATGATCATTGTCACTGTGCTATGTGCTCTTCAAATCCCTCATCAGATGACAGGTGTCCAGCCGTCTTCTGCTTCCTGAATTACAGCCAGACCCAGACAGATCCCTGGCTATAAATGTCCATTGAGTGTGTGTGAAACGGGAGCCTCCCCATTTCTGGGATACCTGTCATTGCAATGGTGATATTTAGTTTCCACATTTGCTTTAACTCATCTGCCAACACTGCAGTCTTAGTCTATTCTttggactttttaaaatgcaggtattctttaaagtctttttaaaatcccCCAGTAGTGTTCTTCAGCGGGGTCTAAAAGCTTTTCTCTTTACTCAGgtttccacattaaaaaataataagaataattttaaaatacagctgcTTTGATGCAGAGCCCACCTCCCCCTGCATTTTTAGTATTAGCGTGTAATAGGCTGCTTAGAATCTCCTGGCCTGGATCTAATGACCCTATTAAAATAACTCTTGGTCAATATTCTTcatagtgattattttttaaaaagtatccctTCCTTTTAGTCAAGGTTAATTCCATCTCAGTGAGAGTCAGTGCATAATCTTAGAAATCACCTTTGACTTTTATGGAGGAATGTTGGTATTAAG
It contains:
- the LOC105071802 gene encoding guanine nucleotide-binding protein G(s) subunit alpha isoforms XLas isoform X4, which translates into the protein MGVRNCLDGNNMSGQHNIPLELGQQPEQPPLEAPGAAAPGAGPGAAEEMETEPPHSEPITVEVEGETCGVPEVSRPNFQGLCQAVEEAGAHGGYSPPPEETMPFEVEQSSMGDYWPTLEHPGDTTGTCAGLEASSPAIVEPRVFGEARASLGSYSPPPEEAMPFEFEQPAQGGCSQTLCSQPLSQVSDLAPGGPGAGVFSAPPKEPQALRPANAGFRGGCSPPPEEAMPFEFDGAAFGDDSPPPGLPRTIPQIDGGGGSQIAAVGIPSAVLIAPATNEPPLWVPGISGSPSREAVRPLPHFAGDSPPMEISGPPREIGSAPVGVDDAPVNMDSPPIALDGPPIEISGAPVKREQAEGERPPTEGEEAEMEGGSATALAEGGKAPNSGDGTPATGAAPASLAAGAASSAPASPAAGAAPDAPATGAAPATPGSPAAGAATAAPAAPAAGAAPAAPAASAARAATAAPAASAARAAPAAPASGARPKIRFLRPPSPEIQAADPPTPQPPRAYAWRGRSDRSCDRDDDEISVSSDSGDESDDGTFGCRRWLQSRRSRRRRKPRRNLLRNFLVQAFGGCFCRSESPQSRGSTSPKVKKVPLAEKRRQVRKESLEKRAQKRAEKKRSKLIDKQLQNEKMGYMCTHRLLLLGAGESGKSTIVKQMRILHVNGFNGDEKATKVQDIKNNLKEAIETIVAAMSNLVPPVELANPENQFRVDYILSVMNVPDFDFPPEFYEHAKALWEDEGVRACYERSNEYQLIDCAQYFLDKIDVIKQADYVPSDQDLLRCRVLTSGIFETKFQVDKVNFHMFDVGGQRDERRKWIQCFNDVTAIIFVVASSSYNMVIREDNQTNRLQEALNLFKSIWNNRWLRTISVILFLNKQDLLAEKVLAGKSKIEDYFPEFARYTTPEDATPEPGEDPRVTRAKYFIRDEFLRISTASGDGRHYCYPHFTCAVDTENIRRVFNDCRDIIQRMHLRQYELL
- the LOC105071802 gene encoding guanine nucleotide-binding protein G(s) subunit alpha isoforms XLas isoform X1 — protein: MGVRNCLDGNNMSGQHNIPLELGQQPEQPPLEAPGAAAPGAGPGAAEEMETEPPHSEPITVEVEGETCGVPEVSRPNFQGLCQAVEEAGAHGGYSPPPEETMPFEVEQSSMGDYWPTLEHPGDTTGTCAGLEASSPAIVEPRVFGEARASLGSYSPPPEEAMPFEFEQPAQGGCSQTLCSQPLSQVSDLAPGGPGAGVFSAPPKEPQALRPANAGFRGGCSPPPEEAMPFEFDGAAFGDDSPPPGLPRTIPQIDGGGGSQIAAVGIPSAVLIAPATNEPPLWVPGISGSPSREAVRPLPHFAGDSPPMEISGPPREIGSAPVGVDDAPVNMDSPPIALDGPPIEISGAPVKREQAEGERPPTEGEEAEMEGGSATALAEGGKAPNSGDGTPATGAAPASLAAGAASSAPASPAAGAAPDAPATGAAPATPGSPAAGAATAAPAAPAAGAAPAAPAASAARAATAAPAASAARAAPAAPASGARPKIRFLRPPSPEIQAADPPTPQPPRAYAWRGRSDRSCDRDDDEISVSSDSGDESDDGTFGCRRWLQSRRSRRRRKPRRNLLRNFLVQAFGGCFCRSESPQSRGSTSPKVKKVPLAEKRRQVRKESLEKRAQKRAEKKRSKLIDKQLQNEKMGYMCTHRLLLLGAGESGKSTIVKQMRILHVNGFNGEGGEEDPQAARSNSDGSEKATKVQDIKNNLKEAIETIVAAMSNLVPPVELANPENQFRVDYILSVMNVPDFDFPPEFYEHAKALWEDEGVRACYERSNEYQLIDCAQYFLDKIDVIKQADYVPSDQDLLRCRVLTSGIFETKFQVDKVNFHMFDVGGQRDERRKWIQCFNDVTAIIFVVASSSYNMVIREDNQTNRLQEALNLFKSIWNNRWLRTISVILFLNKQDLLAEKVLAGKSKIEDYFPEFARYTTPEDATPEPGEDPRVTRAKYFIRDEFLRISTASGDGRHYCYPHFTCAVDTENIRRVFNDCRDIIQRMHLRQYELL
- the LOC105071802 gene encoding guanine nucleotide-binding protein G(s) subunit alpha isoforms XLas isoform X2 encodes the protein MGVRNCLDGNNMSGQHNIPLELGQQPEQPPLEAPGAAAPGAGPGAAEEMETEPPHSEPITVEVEGETCGVPEVSRPNFQGLCQAVEEAGAHGGYSPPPEETMPFEVEQSSMGDYWPTLEHPGDTTGTCAGLEASSPAIVEPRVFGEARASLGSYSPPPEEAMPFEFEQPAQGGCSQTLCSQPLSQVSDLAPGGPGAGVFSAPPKEPQALRPANAGFRGGCSPPPEEAMPFEFDGAAFGDDSPPPGLPRTIPQIDGGGGSQIAAVGIPSAVLIAPATNEPPLWVPGISGSPSREAVRPLPHFAGDSPPMEISGPPREIGSAPVGVDDAPVNMDSPPIALDGPPIEISGAPVKREQAEGERPPTEGEEAEMEGGSATALAEGGKAPNSGDGTPATGAAPASLAAGAASSAPASPAAGAAPDAPATGAAPATPGSPAAGAATAAPAAPAAGAAPAAPAASAARAATAAPAASAARAAPAAPASGARPKIRFLRPPSPEIQAADPPTPQPPRAYAWRGRSDRSCDRDDDEISVSSDSGDESDDGTFGCRRWLQSRRSRRRRKPRRNLLRNFLVQAFGGCFCRSESPQSRGSTSPKVKKVPLAEKRRQVRKESLEKRAQKRAEKKRSKLIDKQLQNEKMGYMCTHRLLLLGAGESGKSTIVKQMRILHVNGFNGEGGEEDPQAARSNSDGEKATKVQDIKNNLKEAIETIVAAMSNLVPPVELANPENQFRVDYILSVMNVPDFDFPPEFYEHAKALWEDEGVRACYERSNEYQLIDCAQYFLDKIDVIKQADYVPSDQDLLRCRVLTSGIFETKFQVDKVNFHMFDVGGQRDERRKWIQCFNDVTAIIFVVASSSYNMVIREDNQTNRLQEALNLFKSIWNNRWLRTISVILFLNKQDLLAEKVLAGKSKIEDYFPEFARYTTPEDATPEPGEDPRVTRAKYFIRDEFLRISTASGDGRHYCYPHFTCAVDTENIRRVFNDCRDIIQRMHLRQYELL
- the LOC105071802 gene encoding guanine nucleotide-binding protein G(s) subunit alpha isoforms XLas isoform X3, with the protein product MGVRNCLDGNNMSGQHNIPLELGQQPEQPPLEAPGAAAPGAGPGAAEEMETEPPHSEPITVEVEGETCGVPEVSRPNFQGLCQAVEEAGAHGGYSPPPEETMPFEVEQSSMGDYWPTLEHPGDTTGTCAGLEASSPAIVEPRVFGEARASLGSYSPPPEEAMPFEFEQPAQGGCSQTLCSQPLSQVSDLAPGGPGAGVFSAPPKEPQALRPANAGFRGGCSPPPEEAMPFEFDGAAFGDDSPPPGLPRTIPQIDGGGGSQIAAVGIPSAVLIAPATNEPPLWVPGISGSPSREAVRPLPHFAGDSPPMEISGPPREIGSAPVGVDDAPVNMDSPPIALDGPPIEISGAPVKREQAEGERPPTEGEEAEMEGGSATALAEGGKAPNSGDGTPATGAAPASLAAGAASSAPASPAAGAAPDAPATGAAPATPGSPAAGAATAAPAAPAAGAAPAAPAASAARAATAAPAASAARAAPAAPASGARPKIRFLRPPSPEIQAADPPTPQPPRAYAWRGRSDRSCDRDDDEISVSSDSGDESDDGTFGCRRWLQSRRSRRRRKPRRNLLRNFLVQAFGGCFCRSESPQSRGSTSPKVKKVPLAEKRRQVRKESLEKRAQKRAEKKRSKLIDKQLQNEKMGYMCTHRLLLLGAGESGKSTIVKQMRILHVNGFNGDSEKATKVQDIKNNLKEAIETIVAAMSNLVPPVELANPENQFRVDYILSVMNVPDFDFPPEFYEHAKALWEDEGVRACYERSNEYQLIDCAQYFLDKIDVIKQADYVPSDQDLLRCRVLTSGIFETKFQVDKVNFHMFDVGGQRDERRKWIQCFNDVTAIIFVVASSSYNMVIREDNQTNRLQEALNLFKSIWNNRWLRTISVILFLNKQDLLAEKVLAGKSKIEDYFPEFARYTTPEDATPEPGEDPRVTRAKYFIRDEFLRISTASGDGRHYCYPHFTCAVDTENIRRVFNDCRDIIQRMHLRQYELL